In the Helianthus annuus cultivar XRQ/B chromosome 11, HanXRQr2.0-SUNRISE, whole genome shotgun sequence genome, one interval contains:
- the LOC110890431 gene encoding F-box protein VBF, with product MATSLNMLSEDCISTIVSLTSPPDACRLMLASSSLRSAAESDIVWAGFLPSDLPQLLSRAHTQLSLSSKKDLFFQLCDSILIDGGVSRFLLNKVSGKKSYVLSSRALSISLSNEPNHWTWTAHPTSRFPEVIELKTISNLEVEGRISTQDLSPNTTYGAYLIIKVSDRAFGLDSIPSEISISKEESLVTNTAFLCPLDDQKQQLGSLFFMNRRQMMEKRVVQGEGRRPNKRGDGWMEVELGEFFVGEKSEMVKMNLMEVKGHQLKGGLIIEGIEIRPKY from the exons ATGGCCACCAGTTTGAACATGTTGTCAGAAGATTGTATCTCCACAATTGTGTCTCTAACATCTCCACCAGATGCATGTAGGTTAATGCTTGCATCTTCATCGCTGCGATCAGCGGCTGAATCCGACATCGTTTGGGCCGGATTCTTGCCCTCTGATCTCCCTCAGTTGCTCTCAAGAGCACACACTCAACTCAGCCTTTCTTCAAAGAAAGATTTGTTTTTCCAGCTGTGTGATTCTATTCTCATAGATGGTGGAGTTAGT AGGTTTTTATTAAACAAAGTTAGTGGGAAAAAGAGCTATGTTCTATCTTCTAGAGCACTTTCTATTTCTTTAAGCAATGAACCAAATCATTGGACCTGGACTGCCCATCCTACATCAAG ATTTCCTGAGGTGATTGAGCTAAAAACAATATCCAACTTGGAAGTTGAAGGAAGAATAAGCACTCAAGATTTATCTCCTAACACAACATATGGTGCTtatctcataatcaaagtttctGATCGCGCATTTGGGCTGGACTCTATTCCATCCGAAATATCAATCTCGAAAGAAGAAAGCTTGGTTACCAACACAGCATTTTTATGCCCTCTGGATGACCAAAAACAACAGCTTGGATCATTGTTTTTCATGAACCGGAGACAAATGATGGAGAAAAGGGTGGTCCAAGGAGAAGGCCGACGTCCTAACAAGCGAGGCGATGGATGGATGGAAGTTGAACTTGGAGAGTTCTTTGTTGGAGAGAAAAGTGAAATGGTGAAGATGAATTTAATGGAGGTTAAGGGTCATCAACTAAAAGGAGGACTTATCATTGAAGGAATTGAAATCAGGCCAAAATATTAA